A genomic stretch from Sphingobacterium sp. ML3W includes:
- a CDS encoding efflux RND transporter periplasmic adaptor subunit, with protein MKGNVLMPWTLLSICLLLGCQSQQKEGQHIVGTKGFCLSDDFKRHIKIDSIQKREVSEQISLNGAIQYNQDELAALKSPIQGMVQSVAVKMGDYVEKGQVLVSLKGTSVNDLGKELRELENSSRLAESKVNSLRSMLKDGMASQRELEEMESELKSVQIGIRNVKANMKLLNGSAENGIFYIRAPKAGYIVDKKVSPGMTVGDDTDLLSISNLNEVWVTVNIYANNLPFVKNGAHVRITTLAYKGEYFEGYIDQVANFFDPEERVVKARVKLLNKDLRLKPGMSVDVLVEKGSAGQKQPLLAIPKDAVILHNNQNYVVIYKSDCDLSVKAVDIVSENETYAFVEMGLEEGDRVLTENELIVFDELMNR; from the coding sequence ATGAAAGGAAATGTTTTAATGCCATGGACGCTTTTGTCTATTTGTCTCCTGTTGGGCTGTCAGTCACAGCAAAAGGAGGGACAGCACATTGTGGGGACAAAAGGCTTTTGCCTCAGTGATGATTTCAAGCGTCATATTAAAATTGATTCGATCCAAAAGCGGGAGGTGTCTGAACAGATCTCCTTAAATGGCGCAATTCAATATAACCAGGATGAACTTGCGGCATTGAAGAGCCCGATTCAGGGCATGGTTCAGTCCGTTGCTGTAAAAATGGGTGATTATGTGGAGAAAGGGCAGGTGCTGGTGTCGCTCAAAGGAACTTCGGTCAATGATCTAGGAAAGGAACTCCGCGAGCTGGAAAACAGCAGTCGCCTGGCGGAAAGTAAAGTGAATAGTTTACGCAGCATGCTGAAAGACGGGATGGCTTCCCAACGTGAGCTGGAGGAAATGGAGAGCGAGCTGAAATCGGTACAGATCGGCATCCGGAACGTGAAGGCAAATATGAAGCTGTTGAATGGATCGGCCGAAAACGGCATTTTTTATATCCGTGCGCCCAAAGCTGGGTACATCGTTGACAAAAAGGTGAGTCCGGGCATGACGGTAGGCGATGATACGGATTTATTGTCTATCAGCAACTTGAATGAGGTCTGGGTGACTGTCAATATTTACGCAAATAACTTACCCTTTGTCAAAAATGGGGCTCATGTCCGGATCACAACACTGGCCTACAAAGGAGAATATTTTGAAGGTTATATCGATCAGGTGGCCAACTTTTTTGATCCCGAAGAACGGGTGGTCAAAGCGCGTGTCAAGCTGCTCAATAAAGATCTGAGGCTCAAACCGGGCATGAGCGTGGATGTATTGGTCGAGAAGGGATCCGCAGGACAGAAACAACCTTTATTGGCGATCCCCAAAGATGCGGTGATCTTGCATAACAATCAGAATTATGTCGTGATCTACAAAAGCGACTGTGATCTATCCGTGAAAGCTGTCGATATCGTATCGGAAAACGAAACATATGCTTTCGTCGAAATGGGGTTGGAGGAAGGAGACCGCGTGCTGACAGAAAATGAACTGATTGTATTTGATGAATTGATGAATAGATAG
- a CDS encoding ABC transporter ATP-binding protein, whose amino-acid sequence MKDPIIQLTGLTKNYGKVTAVDKLDLQIYPGEIFGLLGPNGAGKTTSILMMLGLTEPTAGTAYVCGHNATRNPIAVKRKVGYLPDNVGFYPDMTALENLCFIAELNGLTKSYAQAAAKDMLHVVGLEREMHKKAGAFSRGMKQRLGLAEVLIKAPEVAILDEPTLGIDPKGVDEFLELIKKLSREHNLTVLLSSHHLHQVQRVCDRVGIFVGGKLLVEGSIESLAQSLQQQQGVSTVITLEQPPGDSATIEQALHVLPGIRKLAITGHSIELITDNDATAAAVRVLVNNGADIVSVNRNDYQLDDIYNTYFENSITTNTVYEKSNGFFKRYQ is encoded by the coding sequence ATGAAGGATCCTATCATTCAATTGACAGGCCTGACCAAAAACTACGGTAAAGTTACTGCCGTAGACAAGTTGGACCTGCAGATTTATCCCGGAGAGATCTTTGGCCTACTCGGACCCAATGGTGCCGGAAAGACAACCAGTATTTTAATGATGCTGGGCCTGACCGAACCCACAGCCGGTACGGCCTATGTCTGTGGCCATAATGCCACGCGCAATCCCATCGCTGTAAAACGCAAAGTTGGCTACCTGCCCGACAATGTAGGTTTCTACCCGGATATGACGGCTTTGGAAAACCTATGTTTCATTGCCGAATTAAATGGACTTACAAAATCCTATGCTCAAGCTGCCGCCAAAGACATGTTGCATGTCGTGGGACTCGAACGGGAAATGCATAAAAAAGCGGGCGCATTTTCCCGCGGGATGAAACAACGTTTGGGCTTAGCCGAAGTCCTGATCAAGGCGCCCGAAGTTGCTATCCTTGACGAGCCTACGCTAGGCATTGACCCTAAGGGCGTCGATGAATTCCTGGAACTCATCAAGAAGCTCAGCCGAGAGCATAACCTTACAGTACTACTTTCTTCACACCACCTCCATCAGGTACAGCGTGTATGCGATCGGGTGGGCATTTTCGTTGGCGGTAAGTTACTGGTCGAAGGATCTATTGAAAGCCTGGCCCAAAGCCTACAGCAACAGCAAGGAGTCAGCACAGTTATTACTCTTGAACAGCCCCCGGGCGATAGTGCAACAATTGAACAAGCACTCCATGTGCTGCCCGGAATTCGCAAGCTTGCTATTACAGGGCATTCGATCGAATTGATAACTGACAACGATGCCACCGCGGCGGCCGTACGCGTTCTGGTCAACAATGGCGCTGACATTGTTTCCGTAAACCGCAACGACTACCAGCTCGACGATATTTATAATACATATTTTGAGAACAGCATAACAACAAATACTGTCTATGAAAAATCCAACGGTTTCTTCAAAAGATATCAATAA
- a CDS encoding ABC transporter permease subunit: MKNPTVSSKDINNRPSVPMQVLVRKEIAAHIRSWRFITLILLIVLTFGASLYVSSMGLKDAVSNLRDPDQSFLYLKLLTTTDNSIPPFHVFLNFLAPLLGIALGFDAVNAEYNNGTLTRLLAQPIYRDNLLFAKFLAPLVVVGTLFIALVLLMIGGGLMGTGVRIEPQELLRIFGFTLTSVLYVAFWLSLSILLSIRFRQPATSALTAIGIWLFFTVFFPILVNLAIRPFLPNPNYISEQEYIGYNELILNLLRLSPSQLYTDATTTLLMPSVRSLGPITMEQMVGAIPSPLSFRESFLMVWPQISGLTAAMMICFAWSYYIFMRREIRS, encoded by the coding sequence ATGAAAAATCCAACGGTTTCTTCAAAAGATATCAATAACCGACCATCCGTTCCGATGCAGGTGCTGGTCCGCAAAGAAATCGCGGCACATATCCGCAGCTGGCGTTTTATTACACTGATCCTGCTCATCGTACTGACCTTCGGAGCATCCCTGTATGTTTCATCCATGGGACTCAAAGACGCTGTCAGCAATCTGCGCGATCCCGATCAGTCATTTCTATATCTAAAGCTCCTGACCACAACGGATAATTCCATTCCGCCCTTTCATGTTTTTTTAAACTTTCTAGCACCATTATTGGGCATAGCCCTTGGTTTTGACGCCGTCAATGCAGAATATAACAATGGGACACTCACCCGCTTGCTGGCACAACCAATTTACCGCGACAATCTGCTATTTGCCAAATTTCTGGCGCCGTTGGTTGTTGTGGGCACCTTATTTATTGCCCTGGTCCTGTTGATGATCGGTGGCGGACTCATGGGTACCGGCGTGCGGATAGAACCCCAGGAATTGCTCCGTATTTTCGGTTTCACCTTGACCAGTGTGCTGTATGTTGCCTTCTGGCTGAGCCTTTCCATCCTGTTGTCGATTCGCTTTCGCCAGCCGGCCACTTCAGCACTTACCGCAATCGGTATCTGGTTGTTTTTCACCGTCTTCTTTCCTATCCTGGTGAATTTGGCCATTCGACCATTTTTACCCAATCCCAATTATATTTCGGAGCAGGAATACATTGGCTATAATGAGCTGATCTTAAATCTGCTTCGTTTATCACCAAGTCAGCTCTATACCGATGCAACCACCACCTTACTGATGCCTTCGGTGCGCAGCCTAGGTCCTATTACCATGGAACAAATGGTAGGCGCCATCCCTTCACCCCTTTCCTTTCGGGAAAGTTTTCTGATGGTCTGGCCCCAGATCAGTGGACTCACCGCCGCCATGATGATCTGTTTTGCCTGGTCTTATTACATTTTTATGCGGAGGGAAATAAGGAGTTAA
- a CDS encoding TolC family protein, which yields MRKIRITLVILLGLNSRLFAQEMPEKRLQKSEIEQVFLTHNLSLMAQRFQLKQAEAAVLQAKLWPNPKISIGEVNLWKNSSSEELPALIGNYGRYQQVEMELEQTIELAGKRKKRVQLQLLEKENAQLQFEELLRNLKYDLRSQCLELQVLQEKERLYANQVGIFHKLAQSYQNQWKEGNVSEMDYLRIQSESMAFGNKLNEIQQEKIAKMNDVARYLGAKVTALSIADTIGNPAFIANRQNEWKIMAMDNRSDYKIIHNEFKKGQAQLQIEKAERVPNLEVSVNYDRGGNIMRDFIGLGLSMDLPLFNRNQGNIKIAKLELEKNKVEIEQFRIDIEREIDFLSARLSNLESSLKATDNGFDGRLDVALERYVRNFQERRLTIVEFIDFINNYMENKESILERRAKYLQYGEELSYLVGKDIAQ from the coding sequence GTGAGAAAAATACGCATTACATTAGTTATTCTTCTTGGTCTGAATAGCAGACTATTTGCACAGGAAATGCCCGAAAAGCGCTTGCAAAAATCGGAGATTGAACAGGTATTCCTAACACACAACCTGTCCCTGATGGCGCAGCGTTTTCAGCTAAAACAGGCTGAAGCAGCGGTATTGCAGGCCAAGCTGTGGCCCAACCCCAAGATCTCCATCGGTGAGGTCAACCTCTGGAAAAACTCTTCCAGTGAGGAGCTGCCGGCGTTGATCGGGAACTACGGACGGTACCAACAGGTGGAAATGGAACTGGAGCAGACGATTGAACTGGCCGGTAAAAGAAAAAAACGGGTACAGCTGCAACTCCTCGAAAAGGAGAATGCACAACTTCAGTTTGAGGAATTGCTCCGCAATTTGAAATATGACCTCCGCAGTCAATGCCTGGAATTGCAGGTGCTGCAGGAAAAGGAGCGTCTTTACGCCAATCAGGTTGGCATCTTCCATAAACTGGCGCAGTCTTACCAGAACCAGTGGAAGGAAGGCAATGTCAGCGAAATGGATTACCTCCGGATCCAGAGTGAATCCATGGCTTTTGGAAATAAGCTGAATGAAATCCAGCAGGAGAAAATTGCAAAAATGAACGATGTCGCACGCTATCTCGGGGCAAAGGTAACTGCACTTTCCATCGCGGATACCATCGGCAACCCGGCCTTTATTGCGAATAGACAAAACGAATGGAAAATCATGGCTATGGATAATCGCAGTGATTATAAAATCATCCACAATGAATTCAAGAAAGGCCAGGCACAACTTCAAATTGAGAAAGCCGAACGTGTACCTAACCTGGAGGTTTCGGTGAACTATGATCGGGGTGGAAATATTATGCGTGATTTTATTGGTCTCGGCCTGTCTATGGATCTACCCCTATTTAATAGGAATCAAGGGAATATCAAGATCGCTAAGCTGGAACTGGAAAAAAATAAGGTTGAAATCGAGCAGTTCCGTATTGATATCGAACGGGAGATCGATTTTCTTTCGGCACGTCTAAGCAACCTGGAATCTAGTCTGAAGGCTACAGATAATGGATTTGACGGTAGACTGGATGTGGCCCTGGAACGCTACGTCCGAAATTTTCAGGAACGCAGGTTGACCATCGTTGAGTTTATAGATTTTATCAATAATTATATGGAAAACAAAGAATCAATATTGGAACGAAGGGCAAAATATCTTCAGTATGGCGAAGAACTGAGCTATTTAGTCGGAAAGGATATCGCCCAATGA
- a CDS encoding NEW3 domain-containing protein → MLTELLITKTDRRFSFKPFFIALIVLANSFYLSGQTVKPLKSSFEARLINIEAPSNEPFRYTTTLTNGSAQLVNYNLNAQLPDGWQISYRVEGSQVTSLQMQPNKVSEISIEISCPITAKPDKYKIPVRAISPTDTLQLELEAVVKGSYALELTTPSGRLSDEVVSGGSKEILLKVKNTGTLPLNALELSSQLPSRWEATFDPSNIKQLEAGKSIDVKVNLKVPDKTIAGDYAAKFEIKSSNSNADISFRMIVKTSLLSGWIGILVILLAIGLVYYLIRKYGRR, encoded by the coding sequence ATGTTAACAGAATTACTAATTACAAAAACAGACCGACGTTTTTCTTTCAAGCCATTTTTTATCGCACTTATCGTGCTGGCAAACAGTTTCTACTTATCGGGGCAAACCGTGAAACCGCTCAAATCTAGCTTTGAAGCGAGGCTGATCAATATTGAAGCCCCCAGTAATGAACCATTTCGTTATACCACGACTCTAACGAATGGATCTGCACAATTGGTCAATTACAACCTTAACGCGCAGCTACCCGATGGATGGCAGATCAGCTATCGCGTAGAAGGCTCTCAAGTGACCTCTCTTCAGATGCAGCCAAATAAGGTATCGGAAATCAGCATTGAAATCAGCTGTCCGATCACAGCTAAGCCTGATAAATATAAAATTCCAGTACGGGCCATATCCCCGACAGATACGCTGCAGCTTGAGCTGGAGGCAGTCGTCAAAGGCTCCTATGCACTCGAGCTTACCACACCAAGTGGCAGACTTAGTGACGAAGTCGTATCCGGTGGTAGCAAGGAGATTTTGCTCAAAGTCAAAAATACAGGCACTCTTCCGCTCAATGCATTGGAACTTAGTTCCCAGCTCCCCAGCAGATGGGAAGCGACCTTCGATCCTTCAAATATCAAACAGCTCGAAGCAGGTAAATCTATCGACGTCAAGGTCAACCTAAAAGTTCCCGATAAAACCATCGCCGGTGACTATGCGGCCAAATTCGAGATCAAGTCATCCAACAGCAACGCCGATATTTCATTCCGTATGATCGTCAAGACCTCCTTGCTTTCTGGCTGGATCGGCATACTGGTCATCCTATTGGCAATAGGTTTGGTGTATTATCTCATCCGCAAATATGGCCGCAGATAA
- a CDS encoding CusA/CzcA family heavy metal efflux RND transporter, with protein sequence MKKVVQNIVSFSLKHSLVVLFFTLALLFGGIFAYLHTPIEAFPDVTNTRVRIITQWPGRSAEEIEKFVTLPVTKEMNTIPKKTNVRSISLFGLSVVTVQFEDGVEDFYAQQYAGNKMRSIELPEGAESSIEPPSGATGEIFRYVVKSNLPIKEVSAIQDWVIERELVGVPGVADVVSFGGEEKIYEIKINPTELANYNLSPLDVYEAVSRSNINVGGDVIQKGNQAYVVRGVGLLDKIDDIGNILIKVVGNTPILVKHVAEIELGAKPRLGQVGLNEEDDLVQGIVIMLRGENPSAVVTRLKEKIEELNGRILPENVKIEPVIDRTKLVNNTVHTVSKNLIEGVILVSIIVFIFLNNWKTTFIVASVIPLAFLFAIILLKIQGLPANLISMGALDFGLLLEGTLVIVETVFVSLEKEAHRLGTARFNKVSKLGIIKKSAGSVAGYIFFALLILIVALTPIFSFQKVEGKMFSPLAFTLGYALLGSLVLSLTYVPAMCKYLLKKNIKEDENKITRVSRKVIFKGFKKAFDHPKWTLGIFGLALVVCMVRFSYYGSEFLPKLNEGAIYVRATLPNSVNLEESVKLTKTMKTKLIKQFDEIDFIMTQTGRPNDGTDPTGFFNIEFNIELKPEGEWKRKISKEKLIGQMRDSLQTFPGINFGFSQPIQDNVEEYVAGVKSPLVIKIFGENLQDLENKANKFAESLQKVDGITDVNVFKNIGLPELRIQLHDSKMAKYGVSTRDVQSVIEMTIGGQSVTHFYDNERIFDVRLRFQKQYRDSPEKIGNIIIPTMNDQKVPLREIATIDYHTGPAFIYRDGNSRYIGVGFNIEGRDLGSTIADAKKQIAADVKLPKSYKVVWAGEFESKERATKQLMQVVPVSLLLILLLLYANFGNLKDTLISSLTLAFAFIGGFVSLWMTGTTFGISAGIGFIILFGVATIDGIVLIGVMKENLLNKMGLKPAIYEAVKSRIRPILMIALMGAMGLLPAALSNGMGSEIQKPLAIMIVGGLIICMILSFSILPIVFYNAYKKENRD encoded by the coding sequence ATGAAGAAAGTTGTACAAAATATCGTTTCATTTTCATTGAAACATTCCCTGGTGGTGCTATTTTTTACGCTGGCATTATTGTTCGGCGGAATTTTCGCTTACCTGCATACGCCGATCGAAGCATTTCCGGATGTGACCAATACCCGTGTCCGGATCATCACGCAATGGCCGGGACGCAGTGCCGAAGAGATTGAGAAATTCGTCACGCTGCCCGTCACCAAGGAAATGAACACCATCCCCAAAAAGACGAATGTACGGTCGATCTCCTTGTTTGGGCTCTCTGTCGTGACGGTGCAGTTTGAGGATGGTGTGGAAGACTTCTATGCGCAGCAATATGCCGGAAACAAGATGCGTTCCATTGAATTGCCGGAAGGGGCGGAAAGCTCCATTGAACCTCCTTCGGGGGCGACAGGGGAGATCTTCCGCTATGTGGTCAAAAGCAACCTGCCGATCAAAGAGGTATCTGCCATTCAGGATTGGGTGATCGAACGGGAGCTCGTCGGGGTGCCCGGGGTGGCCGACGTGGTGAGCTTTGGTGGTGAAGAAAAGATCTATGAAATAAAGATCAATCCAACGGAACTGGCCAACTACAACCTTTCGCCCTTGGATGTATATGAAGCGGTATCGCGCTCAAATATCAATGTGGGCGGGGATGTGATACAAAAAGGAAATCAGGCCTATGTTGTGCGCGGCGTGGGGCTGCTGGACAAAATAGATGATATCGGCAATATTTTGATCAAGGTGGTAGGAAATACGCCCATTTTGGTCAAGCATGTCGCTGAAATAGAATTGGGAGCCAAACCACGGCTTGGGCAGGTGGGGCTCAACGAGGAAGATGACTTGGTACAAGGCATTGTTATTATGCTCCGGGGTGAAAATCCATCGGCAGTAGTGACTCGCCTGAAAGAAAAAATTGAGGAATTGAACGGCCGTATCTTACCGGAAAATGTTAAGATTGAACCGGTGATTGACCGAACAAAATTGGTGAATAATACGGTGCATACGGTGTCGAAAAATCTGATTGAGGGGGTTATCCTGGTTTCGATCATTGTCTTTATCTTTTTGAACAACTGGAAGACGACCTTTATTGTGGCCTCGGTGATTCCATTGGCCTTCCTGTTTGCGATCATCTTATTGAAAATACAGGGGCTGCCGGCGAATCTGATTTCCATGGGGGCATTGGACTTTGGCCTATTGCTCGAGGGGACGCTGGTGATCGTGGAGACGGTTTTTGTCTCCCTGGAAAAGGAGGCACATCGGCTGGGGACGGCCCGTTTCAACAAGGTCTCCAAGCTGGGCATCATTAAAAAAAGTGCAGGCTCGGTGGCAGGGTATATCTTTTTTGCCTTATTGATCCTGATTGTCGCACTGACGCCAATTTTCTCTTTTCAAAAGGTGGAAGGAAAGATGTTTTCACCATTGGCCTTTACCCTAGGTTACGCCCTGCTGGGCTCTTTGGTCCTGAGTCTGACCTATGTACCTGCCATGTGTAAATATCTGCTGAAGAAGAACATCAAAGAGGATGAAAATAAAATAACTAGGGTCAGCCGAAAGGTAATTTTTAAAGGCTTCAAGAAGGCCTTTGATCATCCCAAATGGACCCTGGGGATTTTTGGACTGGCGCTGGTTGTCTGTATGGTGCGGTTTAGCTATTACGGTTCGGAATTCCTGCCCAAGCTCAATGAAGGGGCCATTTATGTCCGGGCGACATTGCCCAATAGCGTCAACCTGGAGGAATCCGTCAAGCTAACCAAAACGATGAAAACCAAATTGATCAAGCAGTTTGATGAGATTGATTTTATTATGACGCAGACGGGTAGACCCAATGACGGAACGGATCCGACAGGTTTTTTCAATATCGAATTTAATATTGAATTGAAACCAGAGGGGGAGTGGAAGCGGAAAATATCGAAAGAGAAACTGATCGGGCAGATGCGCGACAGCCTGCAGACTTTCCCGGGAATCAATTTTGGTTTTAGCCAGCCGATTCAGGATAATGTGGAGGAATATGTGGCCGGCGTAAAAAGTCCGCTGGTGATCAAGATTTTTGGTGAGAACCTCCAGGATCTGGAGAATAAAGCCAATAAATTTGCCGAATCACTTCAAAAGGTCGATGGAATCACGGATGTAAACGTGTTTAAAAATATCGGCTTACCCGAATTACGGATTCAGCTGCATGACTCCAAAATGGCAAAGTATGGGGTGTCGACCAGGGATGTACAATCCGTTATTGAGATGACTATCGGGGGGCAATCGGTGACGCATTTTTATGACAATGAGCGTATCTTTGACGTCCGTCTCCGCTTTCAGAAGCAGTATCGCGATAGCCCCGAAAAGATCGGAAATATCATCATCCCGACGATGAACGATCAGAAGGTACCACTGCGGGAAATAGCGACCATAGACTATCATACGGGGCCGGCCTTTATCTATCGTGATGGCAATTCCCGCTATATCGGGGTTGGATTTAATATCGAGGGTCGGGATCTGGGCAGTACCATTGCGGATGCAAAAAAACAGATCGCGGCTGACGTTAAGTTGCCCAAGTCTTACAAGGTTGTCTGGGCCGGTGAGTTTGAAAGCAAGGAAAGGGCTACCAAACAGTTGATGCAGGTGGTTCCGGTTTCACTGCTATTGATCTTGCTCTTGCTCTATGCTAATTTTGGCAATCTAAAAGATACACTAATCTCCTCCCTGACGCTTGCCTTTGCGTTTATCGGTGGGTTTGTATCCCTGTGGATGACGGGGACGACATTTGGGATTTCGGCTGGGATCGGTTTTATTATTCTCTTTGGGGTGGCCACGATCGACGGGATTGTTTTAATCGGTGTCATGAAAGAAAATCTATTAAATAAAATGGGCTTGAAGCCTGCAATTTACGAAGCCGTAAAAAGTCGGATCAGGCCAATCTTAATGATTGCGCTTATGGGTGCGATGGGCTTATTGCCAGCGGCACTGTCCAACGGAATGGGGTCCGAAATTCAGAAACCATTAGCCATTATGATCGTCGGTGGGTTGATTATCTGTATGATTCTTTCGTTTTCGATCCTGCCGATTGTCTTCTACAACGCATACAAAAAAGAAAATAGAGATTAA
- a CDS encoding DUF4468 domain-containing protein: protein MTKKFFAVLLFCIVTAVVQAQSMKITPKDFVDASDESKNYVVLNFAGRSQNDLYKAALKYVNSYYNNPEKVTTKIEGEQIVIDAMEQKAVYTTYLGSKTYYDFYYKITLDFKDAKIRLAPNYKYFESRGGIEYPLNGTNNFMSKNALYGSNGKVARKSLQEGLDAFINKYIAEFSRSINDSKSNDNW, encoded by the coding sequence ATGACTAAGAAGTTTTTTGCCGTTTTATTGTTTTGTATCGTTACAGCAGTTGTGCAAGCACAATCAATGAAAATAACACCGAAGGATTTTGTAGATGCTAGCGATGAATCCAAAAACTATGTTGTGTTGAATTTCGCCGGTAGATCACAAAATGATCTCTATAAAGCGGCGCTAAAATATGTGAATTCATATTATAATAATCCGGAGAAAGTTACGACGAAAATAGAAGGTGAGCAGATTGTGATAGATGCCATGGAGCAGAAAGCAGTTTATACTACCTATCTGGGATCAAAAACATACTATGATTTTTATTACAAAATTACATTAGACTTCAAGGATGCGAAAATAAGACTCGCACCGAATTACAAATACTTTGAGTCACGGGGCGGGATTGAATATCCTCTGAACGGTACGAATAACTTCATGTCAAAAAATGCATTGTATGGTAGCAATGGTAAAGTGGCCCGGAAGAGTTTACAGGAGGGATTAGATGCGTTCATCAATAAGTATATTGCTGAATTCTCAAGGAGCATCAACGATAGCAAGTCCAATGACAATTGGTAG
- a CDS encoding Hsp20/alpha crystallin family protein — translation MKLAKRNWNNFSLFSPMFDNYNRELLNWDNKNYSSTRTTVPAVNIKENGDTFEVEVAAPGMAKDDFKVTLDGNLLTIASAKEEQNEEHKDNYTRREFSYQSFQRSFELQKDVVDQDNIQARYENGMLRLTIPKKEEAKQKEPQLIEIS, via the coding sequence ATGAAACTTGCAAAAAGAAACTGGAACAATTTTTCACTTTTTTCGCCCATGTTTGATAATTATAACCGTGAGCTTTTAAACTGGGACAACAAAAATTACTCATCCACAAGAACCACCGTTCCTGCGGTCAACATCAAGGAAAACGGAGACACCTTCGAAGTTGAGGTCGCTGCCCCAGGCATGGCAAAAGACGATTTCAAGGTGACGCTCGACGGCAACCTATTGACCATAGCTTCAGCTAAGGAGGAACAAAATGAGGAACATAAGGACAACTATACACGCCGGGAGTTCAGTTACCAATCTTTCCAGCGTAGCTTTGAGCTTCAGAAGGATGTAGTTGATCAGGATAATATCCAGGCACGCTATGAAAATGGTATGCTACGATTGACAATACCTAAAAAAGAAGAAGCCAAACAGAAAGAACCGCAGCTAATCGAAATATCCTAA